In Microbacterium lushaniae, the following are encoded in one genomic region:
- a CDS encoding DUF3072 domain-containing protein has protein sequence MSESNDSATNDDREMLGATGNPDNSAEKDPSTWVTGDEPMTAPQRSYLDTLAREAGEEIPADITKAEASEQIDRLQNKTGRGTE, from the coding sequence ATGTCCGAATCGAACGACTCCGCAACGAACGATGACCGCGAGATGCTGGGGGCGACGGGAAATCCCGACAACTCCGCCGAGAAGGACCCGTCGACCTGGGTCACGGGCGACGAACCCATGACCGCACCTCAGCGCAGCTACCTCGACACCCTCGCGCGGGAGGCGGGCGAGGAGATCCCCGCCGACATCACGAAGGCCGAGGCCTCCGAGCAGATCGATCGTCTGCAGAACAAGACCGGTCGCGGCACGGAGTGA